In Perca fluviatilis chromosome 14, GENO_Pfluv_1.0, whole genome shotgun sequence, a genomic segment contains:
- the LOC120572145 gene encoding uncharacterized protein LOC120572145, whose amino-acid sequence MDEIIHSIFFLGKINDPDFDPESIVTDAKMLVGLKDTYPGPFKCYSSQLPKRSPFSCVLDMIVLLTGEENEEEIKKKVREISKQLRRGKTSPLISSTICVSQIPNSVRYYGVSMSTAGCDPGKIMIAASCLSSWDSYVAGAVMTYYPNKTKKDYFDGTIKLPENVRCEAFNIREGGNKTPKPPCGSCENLFGLKPKEWPYGNCAEVESLSNLFKNVEEVSEQARPTSANSMEKNRRRAEESVQKELRRLLKQHNFTWDGNFFTPQ is encoded by the exons ATGGATGAG ATTATTCACAGTATCTTCTTTTTGGGAAAGATAAATGATCCAGACTTTGACCCAGAAAGTATTGTGACTGATGCCAAAATGCTTGTAGGCTTAAAGGACACCTACCCTGGGCCTTTTAAATGCTATTCCTCTCAACTGCCCAAGCGGAGTCCATTCTCATGTGTGCTAGACATG ATTGTCCTCCTGACTGGAGAAGAGAATGAAGAGGAAATAAAGAAGAAGGTGCGAGAGATCTCCAAACAACTGAGGAGGGGTAAAACAAGTCCTCTTATCTCCTCCACCATCTGTGTCTCTCAGATCCCAAATTCAGTCAGGTACTATGGTGTCTCCATGTCCACTGCTGGGTGTGACCCTGGTAAAATCATGATTGCTGCGTCCTGTCTTAGCTCCTGGGACAGTTATGTGGCTGGTGCAGTTATGACCTACTACCCAAATAAGACCAAGAAAGACTATTTTGATGGGACCATCAAACTGCCAGAGAATGTCAGGTGTGAGGCGTTTAACATCCGTGAAGGAGGAAACAAAACGCCTAAGCCTCCTTGCGGATCATGTGAGAATTTGTTTGGCTTAAAACCAAAAGAGTGGCCCTACGGTAACTGTGCTGAAGTTGAAAGTCTGAGCAACTTGTTTAAGAATGTTGAAGAAGTTAGCGAGCAAGCAAGACCAACATCGGCAAATAGCATGGAGAAGAACAGGCGGAGGGCTGAAGAGAGTGTCCAGAAAGAGCTTAGACGTCTGCTGAAACAGCACAACTTTACATGGGATGGAAATTTCTTCACCCCACAATGA